A single region of the Streptomyces sp. NBC_01381 genome encodes:
- a CDS encoding bifunctional diguanylate cyclase/phosphodiesterase, with protein sequence MEPTESAAPDSRLRARLRRGPGAWLSRRRTPREAESSRAAAPDTTVERRERAWSTVAGCTTQEVGSAGRANAGESTRDTAGQDAGEAGHGGWRPQSWRSADGQGTDRTSGEHWPVLPVAVVTTAAVVLGAGFFHAFTGHHALFPSGTVGWSLAVLTGLIVGHLVALGRDRWWGGTGSGGALTVAVLLLYGWLPAGMVSLTVVVLVGVARRHRWRQGILHGAVDILGIGAGALAMAAFGTVPTAESPWLPETWDVYSAPKVALAAVAYLAVTRVLLWYVHAPSTGALPTVTRTALVRQGLVGVALLGIAPLICVVAASTPLLLPLFAIPLVALDSTLWIARARAEEQLRDPLTGLPNRQWLLERTWTALDDAERIGARSALMLIDMDRFRSVNDTLGHLAGDRLLLQIADRLRLALPRGAEAARLGGDEFAVLLPVADSTTSATRVARNLVAALGSPLDLDGLTLVLEASAGLAVFPDHALDAEGLLRRADVAMYQAKRDRTGVEVYESKRDSNTPDRLGLLGDLRRALDAGDVELHYQPKVRFDGKVAGLEALVRWVHPERGKVPPDEFIAIAESSGLMPHLTEYVLETALGQVAKWQAMGLKVPVAVNVSPRDVHTPGFAGAVAARLARHGVPAGALQLEITEHVLLEDPQRAADTLAGLTGHGVKMSLDDFGTGYSSLVHLRRLPVSELKIDRSFVARLAVDNEDAEIVRCTVDLAHSLGLLVVAEGVEDDETWERLRDLGCDAVQGWLVAAAMPAGETTAWLQARGPRGWRRPVDIAAEEQAAAEAGADIAK encoded by the coding sequence ATGGAACCGACCGAGAGCGCCGCCCCGGACTCCCGGCTGCGCGCGCGCCTGCGGCGCGGGCCGGGTGCGTGGTTGAGCAGACGCCGGACGCCGCGCGAGGCGGAGAGCAGCCGCGCCGCCGCGCCGGACACCACGGTCGAGCGACGTGAACGGGCGTGGAGCACGGTCGCCGGTTGCACCACCCAGGAGGTCGGCTCCGCCGGCCGGGCCAACGCGGGCGAGAGCACCCGGGACACGGCGGGCCAGGACGCGGGAGAGGCCGGCCACGGCGGCTGGCGCCCGCAGTCGTGGCGGAGCGCCGACGGGCAGGGCACGGACCGCACTTCGGGCGAGCACTGGCCGGTGCTTCCGGTCGCCGTCGTGACGACGGCCGCCGTGGTGCTCGGCGCCGGCTTCTTCCACGCGTTCACCGGGCACCACGCGCTGTTCCCTTCCGGCACCGTCGGCTGGTCCCTCGCCGTTCTGACGGGCCTCATCGTCGGCCACCTCGTCGCGCTCGGCCGTGACCGCTGGTGGGGCGGCACCGGCTCGGGCGGCGCGCTCACCGTCGCCGTCCTGCTGCTCTACGGCTGGCTGCCCGCCGGGATGGTCAGCCTCACCGTCGTCGTCCTGGTCGGTGTCGCGCGCCGCCATCGCTGGCGCCAGGGCATCCTGCACGGCGCGGTCGACATCCTCGGCATCGGCGCGGGCGCCCTCGCCATGGCCGCGTTCGGCACGGTGCCGACGGCGGAGTCGCCCTGGCTGCCCGAGACCTGGGACGTGTACTCGGCGCCCAAGGTCGCGCTGGCCGCCGTCGCCTATCTCGCCGTCACCCGTGTCCTGTTGTGGTACGTCCACGCGCCGAGCACCGGCGCGCTGCCGACGGTCACCCGCACCGCCCTGGTCCGCCAGGGCCTCGTCGGTGTCGCGCTGCTCGGCATCGCCCCGCTGATCTGCGTGGTCGCCGCATCGACGCCGCTTCTCCTGCCGCTCTTCGCGATCCCCCTGGTCGCGCTCGACTCGACGCTGTGGATCGCCCGCGCCAGGGCCGAGGAGCAGCTGCGCGACCCGCTCACCGGACTGCCCAACCGGCAGTGGCTGTTGGAGCGCACCTGGACGGCTCTGGACGATGCCGAGCGGATCGGGGCGCGGTCCGCCCTGATGCTGATCGACATGGACCGCTTCCGTTCGGTGAACGACACCCTCGGTCATCTCGCGGGCGACCGGCTGCTGTTGCAGATCGCCGACCGGCTCCGGCTCGCCCTGCCGCGCGGCGCGGAGGCCGCACGGCTCGGCGGTGACGAGTTCGCCGTACTGCTCCCGGTCGCCGACTCCACGACATCGGCCACCCGCGTGGCCCGCAACCTGGTCGCGGCGCTCGGCTCACCCCTCGACCTGGACGGCCTGACCCTGGTCCTTGAGGCCAGCGCGGGCCTCGCCGTCTTCCCCGACCACGCGCTCGACGCGGAGGGTCTGCTTCGCCGCGCGGACGTCGCGATGTACCAGGCCAAGCGCGACCGCACGGGCGTTGAGGTGTACGAGTCCAAGCGGGACTCCAACACCCCTGACCGCCTGGGCCTGTTGGGCGACCTGCGGCGCGCCCTGGACGCCGGTGACGTCGAGCTGCACTACCAGCCCAAGGTCCGCTTCGACGGCAAGGTCGCGGGGCTCGAGGCGCTGGTGCGGTGGGTGCACCCGGAGCGCGGGAAGGTGCCGCCGGACGAGTTCATCGCCATCGCCGAGTCGTCGGGGCTCATGCCGCACCTGACGGAGTACGTCCTGGAGACGGCGCTCGGGCAGGTCGCGAAGTGGCAGGCGATGGGCCTGAAGGTCCCGGTCGCGGTCAATGTCTCGCCGCGCGACGTCCACACCCCCGGTTTCGCCGGCGCGGTCGCCGCGCGCCTGGCCCGGCACGGGGTCCCCGCGGGGGCGCTGCAGCTGGAGATAACGGAGCACGTACTCCTCGAGGACCCGCAGCGGGCCGCGGACACCCTGGCAGGCCTTACCGGCCACGGCGTGAAGATGTCCCTCGACGACTTCGGTACGGGGTACTCGTCCCTGGTGCACCTGCGGCGGCTGCCCGTGAGCGAGCTCAAGATCGACCGCTCGTTCGTGGCCCGCCTGGCCGTGGACAATGAGGACGCGGAGATCGTCCGCTGCACCGTCGACCTCGCCCACTCCCTCGGCCTCCTCGTGGTCGCCGAGGGCGTCGAGGACGACGAGACATGGGAGCGCCTGCGGGACCTGGGCTGCGACGCCGTACAGGGCTGGCTGGTGGCCGCGGCGATGCCGGCCGGCGAGACGACGGCATGGCTGCAGGCGCGCGGACCCCGCGGCTGGCGCCGCCCCGTGGACATCGCGGCGGAGGAACAGGCGGCGGCGGAGGCGGGCGCGGACATCGCGAAGTAG
- the gatC gene encoding Asp-tRNA(Asn)/Glu-tRNA(Gln) amidotransferase subunit GatC produces the protein MPGITREEVAHLARLARLELKAEELDHFAGQLDDIIGAVARVSEVADQDVPPTSHPLPLTNVMRADEVRPSLTPEQALSGAPAQEQQRFKVPQILGED, from the coding sequence ATGCCTGGCATCACGCGCGAGGAGGTCGCCCACCTCGCCCGCCTTGCACGTCTGGAGCTGAAGGCCGAGGAGCTCGACCACTTCGCCGGACAGCTCGACGACATCATCGGCGCGGTCGCCCGCGTCTCCGAGGTCGCCGACCAAGACGTACCGCCGACCTCGCACCCGCTGCCGCTGACGAACGTCATGCGCGCGGACGAGGTCCGTCCGTCGCTCACCCCCGAGCAGGCGCTCTCGGGCGCCCCGGCCCAGGAGCAGCAGCGTTTCAAGGTGCCGCAGATCCTGGGGGAGGACTAA
- the gatA gene encoding Asp-tRNA(Asn)/Glu-tRNA(Gln) amidotransferase subunit GatA: protein MTDSNIIKLTAAEIASKIAAGELTAVEVTEAHLARIEAVDEKVHAFLHVDRDGALAQARAVDAKRANGEKLGPLAGVPLALKDIFTTEGVPTTAGSKILEGWIPPYDATLTRKLKEADVVILGKTNMDEFAMGSSTENSAYGPTGNPWDLTRIPGGSGGGSSAALASYEAPLAIGTDTGGSIRQPAAVTGTVGVKPTYGGVSRYGMVAFSSSLDQGGPCARTVLDAALLHEAIAGHDVLDSTSIDAPVPPVVEAARNGSVQGMRVGVVKQFAGEGYQAGVVQRFQESVALLKELGAEIVELDCPSFDLALSAYYLIAPSECSSNLARFDAMRYGLRVGDDGTKSAEDVTALTREAGFGDEVKRRIILGTYALSSGYYDAYYGSAQKVRTLITKDFEKAFEQVDVIVSPATPTTAFPIGERADDPMAMYLADVCTIPSNMAGNAAMSLPCGLAPEDGLPVGLQIIAPAMKDDRLYKVGAAVEAAFVEKWGHPLLEEAPSL, encoded by the coding sequence ATGACGGACAGCAACATCATCAAGCTCACGGCCGCCGAGATCGCGTCGAAGATCGCCGCCGGCGAGCTCACCGCGGTCGAGGTCACCGAGGCCCACCTCGCCCGCATCGAGGCCGTCGACGAGAAGGTGCACGCCTTCCTGCACGTCGACCGCGACGGCGCCCTCGCGCAGGCCCGCGCCGTCGACGCCAAGCGCGCCAACGGCGAGAAGCTCGGCCCGCTGGCCGGCGTACCGCTCGCGCTCAAGGACATCTTCACCACCGAGGGCGTACCGACCACGGCCGGTTCCAAGATCCTCGAGGGCTGGATCCCGCCGTACGACGCGACCCTCACGCGCAAGCTGAAGGAAGCCGACGTCGTCATCCTCGGCAAGACCAACATGGACGAGTTCGCCATGGGGTCCTCCACCGAGAACAGCGCGTACGGCCCCACCGGCAACCCGTGGGACCTCACCCGCATCCCCGGCGGCTCCGGCGGCGGCTCCTCCGCCGCCCTCGCCTCCTACGAGGCCCCCCTCGCCATCGGCACGGACACCGGCGGCTCCATCCGCCAGCCCGCGGCCGTCACCGGCACGGTCGGCGTCAAGCCCACCTACGGTGGCGTGTCCCGCTACGGCATGGTCGCCTTCTCGTCCTCCCTCGACCAGGGCGGCCCCTGCGCCCGCACGGTCCTGGACGCCGCGCTGCTTCACGAGGCCATCGCCGGGCACGACGTGCTCGACTCGACGTCCATCGACGCCCCGGTCCCGCCGGTCGTCGAGGCGGCGCGCAACGGCTCCGTACAGGGCATGCGCGTCGGTGTCGTGAAGCAGTTCGCGGGCGAGGGCTACCAGGCCGGTGTCGTCCAGCGCTTCCAGGAGTCGGTCGCCCTGCTCAAGGAGCTCGGCGCCGAGATCGTCGAACTGGACTGCCCGTCCTTCGACCTGGCGCTCTCCGCGTACTACCTGATCGCGCCGAGCGAGTGCTCGTCCAACCTGGCCCGCTTCGACGCCATGCGTTACGGCCTGCGGGTCGGCGACGACGGCACGAAGTCCGCCGAGGACGTCACCGCGCTGACCCGCGAGGCCGGCTTCGGCGACGAGGTCAAGCGCCGCATCATCCTGGGCACGTACGCACTGAGCTCCGGCTACTACGACGCGTACTACGGCAGCGCCCAGAAGGTCCGCACCCTGATCACGAAGGACTTCGAGAAGGCCTTCGAGCAGGTCGACGTGATCGTCTCGCCCGCGACGCCGACCACCGCCTTCCCGATCGGCGAGCGCGCCGACGACCCGATGGCGATGTACCTCGCGGACGTGTGCACCATCCCGTCGAACATGGCGGGCAACGCCGCCATGTCGCTGCCCTGCGGCCTCGCGCCGGAGGACGGCCTGCCCGTCGGGCTGCAGATCATCGCCCCCGCCATGAAGGACGACCGCCTGTACAAGGTGGGCGCTGCCGTAGAGGCCGCCTTCGTGGAAAAGTGGGGCCACCCGCTGCTTGAGGAGGCTCCGTCGCTGTGA
- the gatB gene encoding Asp-tRNA(Asn)/Glu-tRNA(Gln) amidotransferase subunit GatB, with product MTVTTDLVAYEEALATYDPVMGLEVHVELGTKTKMFCGCSTELKQDANSQTCPTCLGLPGALPVVNEIGVESAIKIGLALNCEIAEWCRFARKNYFYPDMPKNFQTSQYDEPIAFNGYLDVQLEDGEIFRVEIERAHMEEDTGKSTHVGGATGRIHGASHSLLDYNRAGIPLIEIVTKPIEGAGERAPEVAKAYVAELREVIKALDVSEARMDKGQMRCDVNLSLRPHGREEFGTRSETKNVNSLRSVERAARFEIQRHAAVLNGGGTIVQETRHFHEEDGSTTSGRIKDNAEDYRYFPEPDLVPVAPAREWVEELRAGLPEMPRVRRNRLREEWGVSEHDMQSILNAGAVDPIVATIEAGADAAAARKWWMGELARNANESGKSLDELPVTPAQVARVAELVAKGDLNDKLARQVFEGVLGGEGTPDEVVEKRGLKVVSDEGALTTAVDEAIAGNAAIADKIRGGKVQAVGALVGAVMKATRGQADAARVKELILEKLGVEG from the coding sequence GTGACTGTCACGACTGACCTGGTGGCGTACGAGGAAGCCCTCGCGACGTACGACCCCGTCATGGGCCTGGAGGTCCATGTCGAGCTCGGCACCAAGACGAAGATGTTCTGCGGCTGCTCCACCGAGCTCAAGCAGGACGCCAACAGCCAGACCTGCCCGACCTGTCTCGGCCTGCCCGGCGCCCTGCCGGTGGTCAACGAGATCGGCGTCGAGTCCGCCATCAAGATCGGCCTCGCGCTGAACTGCGAGATCGCCGAGTGGTGCCGCTTCGCCCGGAAGAACTACTTCTATCCGGACATGCCGAAGAACTTCCAGACCTCTCAGTACGACGAGCCGATCGCCTTCAACGGCTATCTGGACGTCCAGCTGGAGGACGGCGAGATCTTCCGCGTGGAGATCGAGCGCGCCCACATGGAGGAGGACACCGGCAAGTCCACGCACGTGGGCGGCGCGACGGGCCGTATCCACGGCGCATCGCACTCCCTCCTGGACTACAACCGCGCCGGCATCCCGCTCATCGAGATCGTCACCAAGCCCATCGAGGGCGCGGGCGAGCGGGCCCCCGAGGTCGCCAAGGCGTACGTCGCCGAGCTGCGCGAGGTCATCAAGGCGCTCGACGTGTCCGAGGCCCGGATGGACAAGGGCCAGATGCGCTGCGACGTGAACCTGTCGCTGCGGCCGCACGGGCGCGAGGAGTTCGGTACGCGCTCGGAGACGAAGAACGTCAACTCGCTCCGTTCCGTGGAGCGTGCGGCGCGCTTCGAGATCCAGCGCCACGCGGCCGTCCTGAACGGCGGCGGCACGATCGTCCAGGAGACCCGTCACTTCCACGAGGAAGACGGCTCCACGACGTCCGGCCGCATCAAGGACAACGCGGAGGACTACCGGTACTTCCCGGAGCCCGACCTCGTCCCCGTCGCCCCGGCCCGTGAGTGGGTCGAGGAACTGCGGGCCGGACTCCCGGAGATGCCGCGCGTACGCCGCAACCGTCTCCGCGAGGAGTGGGGCGTCAGCGAGCACGACATGCAGTCGATCCTCAACGCGGGCGCGGTCGACCCGATCGTCGCCACCATCGAGGCGGGCGCCGACGCGGCCGCGGCGCGCAAGTGGTGGATGGGCGAACTGGCCCGCAACGCCAACGAGTCGGGCAAGTCCCTGGACGAACTGCCCGTCACCCCGGCGCAGGTCGCCCGGGTCGCCGAGCTCGTCGCCAAGGGCGACCTGAACGACAAGCTGGCCCGCCAGGTCTTCGAGGGCGTCCTCGGCGGCGAGGGCACGCCGGACGAGGTCGTCGAGAAGCGCGGCCTGAAGGTCGTCTCGGACGAGGGCGCGCTGACGACTGCCGTCGACGAGGCCATCGCAGGCAACGCGGCGATCGCGGACAAGATCCGCGGCGGCAAGGTCCAGGCGGTCGGCGCGCTGGTCGGTGCCGTCATGAAGGCGACTCGGGGTCAGGCGGACGCGGCACGCGTCAAGGAGCTGATCCTGGAGAAGCTGGGCGTGGAGGGCTGA
- a CDS encoding phosphocholine-specific phospholipase C: MSPEISRRRLMAVGGGALGAAAVGSFLPPSLQQALAQDRPKGGGGLDSIEHVVILMQENRSFDHYFGALRGVRGFGDRNAVQLPGGKSVFEQPGVLRTILPFPVREAAAAQKKDLQYIGALDHSWGGGAKAWHDGWMDGWITAKTAACMAYYTREDIPLHYELADTFTVCDAYHSSIHTSTSPNRNHLWSGKTGYEANGKRAVENDAYDEGTHPGYDWGTYAERLEKAGVSWQTYTEWENFTDNQIEFFTTFKAIAKKVLAKTGLTFMEAFYAKVRDAKDDVERAKLLATLEEGVATLTKAEKSLFERGLRRVPTGKLAETFAKDVADGKLPKVSYLVLSALDSEHPSVSSPIHSATIVYKVLDALASHPEVWRRTAVFINYDENDGFFDHVPPPVPGGDSAEEKEERWEGRPTGLGVRVPMLVVSPWTVGGYVCSEVFDHTSVVRFLEKWTGVKEPNISAWRRKVTGDLTGAFDFRRGHRQPDVEQPGAIPEFSGRWAPLPPLKQSMPVQEPGSRRARPLPYQPDADAKPGESGALTVRLRNGGSSSAHFALYPYADEFKTPLHQDVVREGSWTVPVAKDAYAFTVTGPNGFRREFAGGKDGGAQLASAITRREIHLTLANRGRQELVFTVKPLGYVDEADVRSRTRTVRVKAGSSRTVAWPTGDEHGWYDVEITAAGEPAFRRRLMGHIENGRASVSG, encoded by the coding sequence GTGTCCCCGGAGATATCGCGCAGGCGGCTGATGGCGGTCGGCGGTGGCGCGCTCGGTGCCGCCGCCGTCGGATCCTTCCTGCCCCCGTCGTTGCAGCAGGCATTGGCGCAGGACCGGCCCAAGGGCGGCGGCGGTCTCGACTCGATCGAGCACGTCGTCATCCTGATGCAGGAGAACCGGTCCTTCGACCACTACTTCGGGGCCCTGCGCGGCGTACGCGGCTTCGGTGACCGCAACGCCGTCCAACTGCCCGGCGGCAAGAGCGTGTTCGAGCAGCCCGGCGTGCTGCGCACCATCCTGCCCTTCCCGGTCCGTGAGGCCGCCGCGGCGCAGAAGAAGGACCTGCAGTACATCGGCGCCCTCGACCACTCCTGGGGCGGCGGCGCCAAGGCCTGGCACGACGGCTGGATGGACGGCTGGATCACCGCCAAGACGGCGGCCTGCATGGCGTACTACACGCGCGAGGACATCCCGCTGCACTACGAACTCGCCGACACCTTCACCGTCTGCGACGCCTACCACTCCTCCATCCACACCTCCACGAGCCCCAACCGCAACCACCTGTGGAGCGGCAAGACGGGATATGAGGCGAACGGCAAGCGGGCCGTCGAGAACGACGCGTACGACGAGGGCACGCACCCCGGCTACGACTGGGGGACGTACGCCGAGCGCCTGGAGAAGGCGGGCGTGAGCTGGCAGACGTACACGGAGTGGGAGAACTTCACCGACAACCAGATCGAGTTCTTCACCACCTTCAAGGCGATCGCCAAGAAGGTCCTCGCCAAGACCGGCCTCACCTTCATGGAGGCCTTCTACGCCAAGGTCCGCGACGCCAAGGACGACGTCGAGCGCGCGAAGCTGCTCGCCACCCTGGAGGAGGGCGTCGCCACCCTCACCAAGGCGGAGAAGTCGCTGTTCGAGCGCGGCCTGCGGCGCGTGCCGACGGGGAAGCTCGCCGAGACGTTCGCCAAGGACGTCGCGGACGGCAAGCTCCCGAAGGTCAGCTATCTGGTGCTGTCCGCGCTGGACTCCGAGCACCCCAGTGTCTCCTCGCCTATCCACAGCGCGACCATCGTCTACAAGGTCCTCGACGCGCTCGCCTCGCACCCCGAGGTGTGGCGCCGCACCGCCGTCTTCATCAACTACGACGAGAACGACGGCTTCTTCGACCACGTCCCGCCGCCCGTCCCCGGCGGCGACTCGGCAGAGGAGAAGGAAGAGCGCTGGGAGGGCCGCCCGACCGGGCTTGGCGTGCGCGTGCCGATGCTCGTCGTCTCGCCGTGGACCGTCGGCGGCTATGTCTGCTCCGAGGTCTTCGACCACACCTCCGTGGTGCGCTTCCTGGAGAAGTGGACCGGTGTGAAGGAGCCCAACATCAGCGCCTGGCGCCGCAAGGTCACCGGCGATCTCACCGGCGCCTTCGACTTCAGGCGCGGCCACCGGCAGCCCGACGTCGAGCAGCCCGGCGCCATCCCGGAGTTCAGCGGCCGCTGGGCCCCGCTGCCGCCTCTGAAGCAGTCCATGCCGGTCCAGGAGCCGGGCAGCCGGCGCGCCCGCCCGCTGCCGTACCAGCCCGACGCGGACGCGAAGCCGGGCGAGAGCGGTGCTCTCACGGTGCGGCTTCGCAACGGCGGCAGCTCCAGCGCGCACTTCGCGCTCTATCCCTACGCCGACGAGTTCAAGACCCCGCTCCACCAGGACGTCGTACGCGAGGGCTCCTGGACCGTGCCGGTGGCCAAGGACGCGTACGCCTTCACGGTCACCGGGCCGAACGGTTTCCGGCGCGAGTTCGCGGGCGGCAAGGACGGCGGCGCGCAGCTCGCCTCCGCGATCACCCGCCGCGAGATCCACCTCACCCTGGCCAATCGGGGCCGCCAGGAGCTCGTCTTCACGGTGAAGCCGCTCGGATACGTCGACGAGGCGGACGTCAGGTCGCGGACGCGGACCGTCCGGGTAAAGGCGGGCAGCAGCCGCACCGTCGCCTGGCCGACCGGTGACGAGCACGGCTGGTACGACGTCGAGATCACGGCCGCGGGCGAGCCCGCCTTCCGGCGGCGGCTCATGGGGCACATCGAGAACGGGCGCGCGAGCGTGTCCGGCTGA
- a CDS encoding MMPL family transporter: MAALARWCVKHRLLAVLLWLVALGGTATAAAVAGSAYSNNYEVPGTESGRATELLNQGFDGLGGDSDTVVWKTDAGTSVRAAAVEQSMTGALDKISEMPAVASVISPYTGQGAAQISSDGHIAYATVTFHEQADAIDKADAQALVDTAKAAETDGLDVELGGTAVGLTESKSAQTAEIVGVAVAAVVLFLAFGSLAASILPIATALVSVGTAYAGIVLLGHFMTVADFAPMLGTLIGLGVGIDYALFIVTRHRKGLKQGLPVAVAAERAVATTGRAVVFAGATVCIALLGMLILRLSFLNGVAIAASLTVLLTVAASVTLLPALLAWIGPRALSRRERRRLAEHGPAPELPTGFAARWSAFVERHPKLLGVVAIAVMAVLALPTLSLHLGTSDQGNNPATATTRQAYDLLADGFGPGVNGPLTLVTDVQTAGDRLAVDNLGSTLEGTKGVASVSPVTYDADGTAAFLTVVPDSSPQSERTSDLVDRLRDDVLPRAETGTSLDVHVGGVTASYDDFAEIIVGKLPLFVGVVIGLGCILLLLAFRSIGIPLKAAAMNVAAVASAFGIVVAIFQWGWGSELLGLGSAGPIEPFLPVIMVSVLFGLSMDYQVFLVSRMYEEWLETGDNRRAVRVGLAETSRVINSAAVIMISVFLAFVLSGDRVIAMFGIGLAAAVALDAFVLRTLLVPALMHMLGGANWWLPRSLDRWLPRISIEPPECRSIPADVHGKIAAIPGQRDSHDESAGESAPGQGRPKEQDVRDIAGRGR, translated from the coding sequence GTGGCAGCACTCGCACGGTGGTGCGTCAAGCACCGTCTCCTCGCAGTACTGCTGTGGCTCGTGGCCCTCGGCGGCACCGCGACCGCCGCGGCCGTCGCCGGATCCGCGTACTCGAACAATTACGAGGTGCCCGGCACCGAGTCGGGCCGTGCGACCGAGCTCCTGAACCAGGGTTTCGACGGCCTCGGCGGCGACAGCGACACCGTCGTCTGGAAGACCGACGCGGGCACATCGGTGCGCGCGGCCGCCGTCGAGCAGTCGATGACCGGCGCCCTCGACAAGATCTCCGAGATGCCCGCCGTGGCGTCCGTGATCAGCCCGTACACCGGGCAGGGCGCCGCCCAGATCAGCTCCGACGGGCACATCGCGTACGCGACCGTCACCTTCCACGAGCAGGCCGACGCCATCGACAAGGCGGACGCACAGGCCCTCGTCGACACCGCGAAGGCCGCCGAGACGGACGGCCTCGACGTGGAGCTCGGCGGCACCGCCGTCGGCCTCACCGAGTCCAAGAGCGCCCAGACCGCCGAGATCGTCGGCGTCGCCGTGGCCGCCGTCGTGCTCTTCCTCGCCTTCGGCTCGCTCGCCGCGTCGATCCTGCCCATCGCCACCGCCCTGGTCTCGGTGGGCACGGCGTACGCGGGCATAGTGCTGCTCGGGCACTTCATGACCGTCGCGGACTTCGCACCGATGCTGGGCACCCTGATCGGGCTCGGCGTCGGCATCGACTACGCGCTGTTCATCGTGACCAGACACCGCAAGGGCCTCAAACAAGGCCTGCCGGTGGCCGTCGCCGCCGAACGCGCGGTCGCCACCACCGGGCGCGCGGTCGTCTTCGCGGGCGCCACCGTGTGCATCGCGCTCCTCGGCATGCTCATCCTGCGGCTCAGCTTCCTCAACGGCGTCGCGATCGCCGCCTCGCTGACCGTGCTCCTCACCGTCGCCGCATCGGTGACCCTGCTTCCGGCCCTCCTCGCGTGGATAGGGCCGCGCGCGCTCAGCCGCCGCGAGCGGCGCCGCCTCGCCGAGCACGGCCCCGCACCGGAGCTGCCGACCGGGTTCGCCGCCCGCTGGTCCGCCTTCGTGGAGCGGCACCCCAAGCTGCTCGGTGTCGTCGCCATCGCCGTCATGGCGGTGCTCGCGCTGCCCACGCTCTCCCTGCACCTGGGCACATCCGACCAGGGGAACAACCCGGCGACGGCCACCACACGGCAGGCCTACGACCTGCTCGCCGACGGCTTCGGGCCCGGCGTGAACGGCCCGCTGACCCTGGTCACCGACGTGCAGACGGCGGGCGACCGGCTCGCCGTCGACAACCTCGGCTCCACTCTCGAGGGGACCAAGGGCGTCGCATCCGTCAGCCCCGTCACGTACGACGCGGACGGCACGGCCGCCTTCCTCACCGTCGTACCGGATTCGTCCCCGCAGTCCGAGCGGACCAGCGACCTGGTCGACCGGCTCCGTGACGACGTGCTGCCGAGGGCCGAGACGGGCACCTCGCTCGATGTGCACGTCGGCGGCGTCACCGCGAGCTACGACGACTTCGCGGAGATCATCGTCGGCAAGCTGCCGCTCTTCGTGGGGGTGGTGATCGGCCTCGGCTGCATCCTGCTCCTGCTCGCCTTCCGCTCGATCGGCATCCCGCTGAAGGCCGCCGCGATGAATGTGGCCGCCGTGGCCTCCGCCTTCGGGATCGTCGTCGCGATCTTCCAGTGGGGCTGGGGGAGCGAGCTGCTCGGCCTCGGCTCGGCGGGCCCCATCGAACCCTTCCTGCCCGTGATCATGGTGTCCGTCCTCTTCGGGCTCTCCATGGACTACCAGGTCTTCCTGGTCAGCCGGATGTACGAGGAGTGGCTGGAGACCGGCGACAACCGGCGGGCCGTCCGGGTCGGCCTCGCCGAGACGAGCCGGGTGATCAACTCGGCGGCCGTGATCATGATTTCGGTCTTCCTGGCCTTCGTCCTGAGCGGCGACCGGGTCATAGCGATGTTCGGCATCGGCCTCGCCGCCGCGGTCGCGCTCGACGCGTTCGTGCTCCGTACGCTGCTGGTGCCGGCGCTCATGCACATGCTGGGCGGCGCCAACTGGTGGCTGCCGCGCAGCCTCGACCGGTGGCTGCCGCGCATCAGCATCGAGCCTCCGGAATGTCGTTCGATTCCGGCCGATGTGCATGGAAAGATCGCGGCCATCCCGGGACAGCGGGACTCGCACGACGAGTCCGCAGGCGAATCCGCACCGGGTCAGGGTCGGCCGAAGGAGCAGGATGTTCGGGATATCGCTGGGCGAGGGCGCTGA
- a CDS encoding GNAT family N-acetyltransferase: MFGISLGEGAELRPIEPWQAQEFLTHIERARDYAGPWVPLTALVTDLESARERLQSYADKQAADTGRLYGIWLDGTLVGGVLFRIFDTATESCEVGVWLEPSATGRGLVSRAARVLIDWAVYERGMHRVEWMASSANAPSIALAKRLGMTKDGVLRECFPWQGVRHDMEVWSVLAPEWREAREAR, translated from the coding sequence ATGTTCGGGATATCGCTGGGCGAGGGCGCTGAACTGCGGCCCATCGAGCCGTGGCAGGCACAGGAGTTCCTCACCCACATCGAGCGGGCGCGTGACTACGCGGGGCCGTGGGTGCCCCTGACAGCGCTGGTGACGGACCTCGAATCGGCCCGGGAGCGGCTCCAGTCGTACGCCGACAAGCAGGCCGCCGACACCGGCCGCCTCTACGGGATCTGGCTGGACGGCACGCTCGTCGGCGGGGTCCTCTTCCGGATCTTCGACACCGCCACGGAGTCCTGCGAGGTCGGGGTCTGGCTGGAACCCTCGGCGACGGGGCGTGGCCTGGTCTCCAGGGCGGCGCGGGTCCTCATCGACTGGGCGGTCTACGAGCGCGGCATGCACCGCGTGGAGTGGATGGCGTCCTCCGCGAACGCCCCCAGCATCGCGCTCGCCAAGCGCCTCGGCATGACGAAGGACGGCGTGCTGCGGGAGTGCTTCCCCTGGCAGGGGGTGCGGCACGACATGGAGGTGTGGTCGGTGCTCGCGCCGGAGTGGCGCGAGGCGCGCGAGGCTCGTTAA